Genomic DNA from Nitrospiraceae bacterium:
AGTACCAGCGGAAGGCTCTCGAACTGGGGCGTCGAACACGAGTGAGGTTGAGTGCGTCGCGTGTGCCGGGCGGCACCGCCCATGGAGAACCGGCTAGTACGACCGACGAAGCGCCTGCCGTCTGATCGACGGGCCTAGCGGGCCAGGTGGAGTAGTATCGTCCATCGTCTACCCTCCTCTCTGCTATGGGATTTCGTAGGGTGCCTGGGTGACAGCCGTACGGTCTGTCCGACGCCCCACAGCCATCCGAAATAGGGCCGCACTTCCTTCTGTACGCTCGTTAGAAGATTCTGTCAAGCGCAGGCCGGCTGACTCCGCTGTCGGTCGACGCAGGATCACTCGACGTGATCAGCTCTACTGGCCTCCCTGCTGCTGTTGTTTCTTCATCATTTCTTGCAGCTTCTTCATCATTTCCGCCGCCTCCGGCGGAGCCTCGCCGCCTGCTGCGGCGTCCCCGCTCCGCTGAGCCCGGCGCTGTTTGGCATCGCGCATCATCTTTTCGAAATCGGCTCCGCCTTGGCCCTGTTGCATCTGCTCGCGCCCCGCCTTCATCTTGTTCGCAATGTCACTCAAGTTCTGACGCGCATAGTCGGACGGCACGGTGAACAAATTGGCGTCGAGGCTTTTCCTCTCAACCCCCGTCACTTGGGACCGTGACGATTCCTTGCCGTCCTCTCCAAAGTGGATGGTCCGCAGTCCGAACCCGCCTTCCTTGACCAGTTGCTTGACCCATGCAGGCTGTGAAGAATCCTGCACTCGCTTTGGATCCAGGAAGGCTGTGGCGCCGCGCCCAAATCCCTTCGCCACGCAGATTTCAAGTTCCAACTTTTTGGTCTCCTTATCGATCACGCGCCAGACTTCACAGGAATAGCCGGCCACCTTATCGGTCTTTCCTGTGCGGTCGACTGATTTCTTGTCGATCTCCTCCTTCATGAGATCGCCCATTTTGTCGCTCGCGGCGTCCAGGTTGAATTCCATGGCGACTTTCTTCTCGGGCATCAACATGACCATGGTGCGCTTCTGCCCATCCATGATCATCACGTGATTCTGGCCCTCTTGCCGCTTACGTTCCATCCGCGCCATGTCGCCCTTGACATACCAATCCATGGCCGTGGGCTGACTCCCCATGTCGAAATGGGTCATCTTCATATGCAGGATACCTTCAAAGTCCCCGGCCTTCGACAACCCCGGTACGCCCAGCATTCCGATCGCAAGGACGAAC
This window encodes:
- a CDS encoding DUF4412 domain-containing protein, with amino-acid sequence MNIRTSAFVLAIGMLGVPGLSKAGDFEGILHMKMTHFDMGSQPTAMDWYVKGDMARMERKRQEGQNHVMIMDGQKRTMVMLMPEKKVAMEFNLDAASDKMGDLMKEEIDKKSVDRTGKTDKVAGYSCEVWRVIDKETKKLELEICVAKGFGRGATAFLDPKRVQDSSQPAWVKQLVKEGGFGLRTIHFGEDGKESSRSQVTGVERKSLDANLFTVPSDYARQNLSDIANKMKAGREQMQQGQGGADFEKMMRDAKQRRAQRSGDAAAGGEAPPEAAEMMKKLQEMMKKQQQQGGQ